Proteins from a genomic interval of Aspergillus flavus chromosome 7, complete sequence:
- a CDS encoding putative ankyrin has translation MRSFLSSLLSSFIYPTLDKSFVFQSGKRTILVNRYCKSLSVAILLCVFAMSLLNLPNEVLLLIIETLSSQKDILYFLMTSRRIYHIQQVDPLYKFNIKFGGSSSLRWYSRKGYTLPIEALLKRGADLECTNERGWTPLIYAALYGHEEVVRLLLEKGAVLECTDERGYTPLIYAASLGHKDVVRLLLENGADLDNDDHPYGRTPVIWAAMNGHEDVVGLLLEKGARLDLVDNEYHRTPVIWAAKKGNEGVVRLLLERGVDLSHGDGQGYTPLAWAAIEGHEGILRLLLENGAELWCVSKRGHTILAEATIHGHIEGCTAMMRAAERGHEGVVRLLLENGAELEHKDNEGCTAVMLAAKEGHEGIVRLLLEGGADLGHKDDEGSTVVMCTVLQGHEGAVHVIRLLLEGGANLHCEDKDGNTPLIIAAEDGFQDTVRLLLEYGADLECKNQHRETALARAQEKGHQEVVSLLLEHGAKQE, from the exons ATGAGATcattcctctcctctctcctttcAAGTTTCATCTACCCTACGCTGGATAAATCTTTCGTTTTTCAATCAGGAAAGCGGACAATCCTTGTCAATAGATATTGCAAAAGCCTCTCGGTTGCTATACTACTTTGCGTCTTCGCAATGTCTCTCCTCAATCTTCCAAATGAAGTACTCCTTCTGATCATCGAAACCCTATCGAGTCAGAAGGACATTCTATACTTTTTGATGACGAGTCGCCGAATCTATCATATTCAACAAGTGGATCCGCTCTACAAATTTAATATCAAGTTTGGTGGAAGCTCATCCCTGCGATGGTACTCACGAAAGGGTTATACACTACCCATAGAGGCACTGCTCAAAAGGGGCGCTGATCTGGAGTGCACAAATGAGCGTGGTTGGACACCACTGATATATGCCGCTCTCTATGGGCACGAGGAGGTGGTGAGATTATTGCTTGAGAAGGGTGCTGTTCTAGAGTGCACAGATGAGCGTGGTTATACACCACTGATATATGCCGCTTCTTTAGGGCATAAGGATGTGGTTAGACTATTACTTGAAAATGGCGCTGATCTTGATAATGATGATCATCCGTATGGGCGCACACCAGTGATATGGGCTGCTATGAATGGGCACGAGGATGTGGTCGGACTACTGCTTGAAAAAGGTGCTCGTCTTGATCTTGTCGATAATGAATATCATCGCACACCAGTTATATGGGCAgccaaaaaaggaaacgaggGTGTCGTTAGGCTGCTACTTGAAAGGGGTGTTGACCTTAGCCACGGAGATGGGCAAGGTTACACACCATTAGCATGGGCTGCTATAGAAGGAC ATGAGGGTATACTTAGGCTGCTACTTGAGAACGGTGCTGAGCTGTGGTGTGTATCTAAACGGGGTCACACCATATTAGCAGAGGCTACTATTCATGGAC ATATCGAAGGATGTACAGCAATGATGCGGGCTGCCGAACGAGGACACGAGGGTGTGGTCAGGCTACTACTTGAAAATGGTGCTGAACTTGAGCACAAAGATAACGAAGGATGTACAGCAGTGATGCTGGCTGCTAAAGAAGGACACGAGGGTATAGTCAGGCTACTACTTGAAGGGGGTGCTGATCTTGGGCACAAAGATGACGAAGGATCTACAGTAGTGATGTGCACTGTTCTACAGGGACATGAGGGTGCGGTTCATGTAATCAGGCTACTGCTGGAGGGGGGTGCTAATCTACACTGTGAGGATAAGGATGGCAACACACCACTGATAATCGCTGCTGAGGATGGATTCCAGGATACAGTTAGGCTCCTGCTTGAATATGGTGCTGATCTGGAGTGCAAAAACCAGCATCGCGAGACGGCACTTGCACGTGCTCAAGAGAAAGGGCATCAGGAGGTGGTCAGTCTGCTGCTTGAACATGGCGCTAAGCAAGAGTAA